The Mesorhizobium loti DNA segment TGCTGGTGCAGCAGCGTCGTCAACGGCCAGAACAGGGTCGAGGCGAAGCCGGCGATCAAGGTGAGATGGATGATGCCGCGACGCGCGCCGCCGAGTTGCACGATGGCGACGAAGGCCGTGCTGTAGAGCACGAAGCAGGAGGCAAGTTCCATGGCCAGCACGCCGACGGCAAAGCCGGCGCGCCCCGGCGCCAGCGCGCACAACAGCAACGCGCCTGCCGCCGCCAGCGAACCCGGCACCATCAGGCGCCCTGCCCCGACCCGGTCCGCCAGGCTGCCCGCGAACGGCGCCAGGATGGCGCTCGCCAGCAGCGACACCGACAGCACGGCGAAAACCCATTGCTGCGACCAGGCGAGTTCCGCCGCCACCGCCGGCGCCAGGATGCTGTAGCTGTAATACAGCGTGCCATAGCCGACGATCTGCGTGGCGCCCAGCGCCCAGATGGCGGAAGCGGGGATCTTGCCGTCGCTCACTCGGCGGCTTCCATCTTGCCCGCGCAACCGCAACCGCTTTTGCCAGCCGCCTTGGCGTCGGCATCCGCCACGCAGCAGGCATCGATCGCCGCCGGCGCCGGCCCGCCGCAACAGCCCTGCGACGCGCGGCCTGCCGGCACCGTGCAGACACCCGTTTCGGGCAGCACCAATTGCACCGCGTCGGCCGCCGCCATGTCGCCGGCAAGCGCCGCCGCGACCGAGCGCACCTGTTCGTAGCCGGTCAACAGCAGGAAGGTCGGCGCACGGCCATAGCTCTTGATGCCGACCGTGTAGAAACCGGGCTCCGGATGGCTGAGCTCGCGGTGGCCATGCGGCGGCACGTCGCCGCAGGAATGCTCGTTGGGATCGATGAGCGGACCGAGCGCCTTGACGCCTTCCAGCCACGGATCGAGGTCGAGCCTGAGTTCCCTTGTCAGCGACAGATCCGGGCGCTGCCCGGTCGCGGCGATGATGCGGTCGACCGGCCCCAACTCCAGCAAACCGTCTTGGCCCTGCCCCTCGACGATCAGCCTTCCGTCACGCTCGCGGATCGCAAGCGTCGCAAAGCCGGTGACCAGCTGGACGCGGCCGCTTTCGGCGAGCTCGCGCACATCGGCGCCAAGCTCACCGCGCGCCGGCAATTGGTCGGCGTCGCCGCCGCCATAGATGCGCACGAGATCGGTTCCGCGCACCGCCCAGATGAAGGCCGTGCCGGGCGCTTCATCCGCCAGCCTGGCAAGGTCGAGCAAGGCATTGGCCGCCGAGTGGCCGGAACCCGTGACCAGCGTCGTGCGGCCGGCATAAAGCGCGCGATCGCGGCCAAGGATATCCGGGATACCGTAGGCAATGCGATCGGCGAAGTCCGCCTCGCCCTCCGCCGCGATGCCGCCGGCGCCGAGCGGGTTGGGCGTGCGCCATGTCCCCGAGGCGTCGATGACCGCGCGGGCGCTGTCGCGCCTGGTGCCATCGGCGGTCTCGACCACGAGCATGAACGGCCGTGTCCCGCGCTCACTGCCGCGCACCTTGTCGGCGCCCCAGCGCGATATGGCAACGACACGCGCCTTGGTTTCGATTGCCGGCGTAAGTTCCGGCAGGCTGGCGAGCGGCTCGAGATAGTGCGCGACGAGTTCATCGGCGGTCGGGAAGGCTTCCGCGTCCGGCATCCGCCATCCCTGGCTTTCGAGCAGCTTCCTGGCCGCCTCATCGACGCAATAGCGCCAC contains these protein-coding regions:
- a CDS encoding Probable secreted protein, translated to MATQNDLPIAVIGAGPVGLAAAVHLIARGLPVKLYEAGDCVAANLRDWGHVRVFTPWRYCVDEAARKLLESQGWRMPDAEAFPTADELVAHYLEPLASLPELTPAIETKARVVAISRWGADKVRGSERGTRPFMLVVETADGTRRDSARAVIDASGTWRTPNPLGAGGIAAEGEADFADRIAYGIPDILGRDRALYAGRTTLVTGSGHSAANALLDLARLADEAPGTAFIWAVRGTDLVRIYGGGDADQLPARGELGADVRELAESGRVQLVTGFATLAIRERDGRLIVEGQGQDGLLELGPVDRIIAATGQRPDLSLTRELRLDLDPWLEGVKALGPLIDPNEHSCGDVPPHGHRELSHPEPGFYTVGIKSYGRAPTFLLLTGYEQVRSVAAALAGDMAAADAVQLVLPETGVCTVPAGRASQGCCGGPAPAAIDACCVADADAKAAGKSGCGCAGKMEAAE